GAACCAATGATGGACGGTCTTCTCAAGCGAATGCTTGATAGCAATAAAAAGGTCCAAGAGTCTGCGGCTTCTGCTTTTGCGGCGCTTGAGGAGAAGGCAAACGTGCAGCTGGCACCGTACTGCAACATCATCCTTCAGCAATTTGTCAGGTGCTTCAACAAGTACAAGGACAAGAATATGTACATCCTGTACGACTGCGTCCAGACTCTGGCCGAGCACGCATCACCAACTCTTGCGCAACACGAGAATGTCAACCTGCTCATGCCCGCTTTGATCGAGAGGTGGACGCTCGTACAGGACCAGTCGCGAGAGATGTTCCCTCTGCTGGAGTGTCTGTCATTCGTCTCCACTGCTTTGGGTCCGGAGTTTGCACCATATGCGCCGCCGTTGTTCATGCGCTGCATCAAACTCATCCAGCAGAACCTCGAAGACAGCATGACCGCAGAACAGTCGTACATGGATACACCTGATAAGGACTTCCTCGTCACCAGCCTGGACCTCCTGAGCAGTATCATTCAAGCTCTCAATGAATCGCAGAGCGTCGAACTTGCAAAGTCCGCACAGCCCAACATGTTCCAGCTGCTGGCATACTGCATGCGCGACAGCAACAACGACGTTCGACAGTCCGCATACGCACTGCTGGGCGATTGCGCCATCTACATCTTCTCCCAACTGCAGGCCTTCCTCCCTGACGTGATGGAGATCCTCATCGGACAACTTGACATCAATGAACCCACAGAGGACCCCGAGACGGCTTTCCGAGTCATTAACAACGCCTGCTGGTCGTGCGGGGAGATTGCCATGAGGCACAAAGAAGGCATGGCGCCTTACGTGGACCGTGTCCTCGCAAAACTCGCCGTCATCATGTTCAGCACTGAAGTGCCAGAGTCTCTGAACGAGAATGCTGCCATCGCCCTCGGCCGCCTGGGTATCGGCTGCCACCAGCAACTCGCTCCCCACCTGGCCGACTTCGCCTCGGCCTTCCTCCAATCCATGCAAAAGGTCAGCTGGACCGATGAGAAAGGCCACGCCTACAAAGGCTTCGTCAACGTCGTCCTGGACAATCCTCAAGCGCTGGAACACAGCttgctcgtcttcttctcggaAATGGCTCAGGCTCCGGGTCTCTTCCTTACTAGCATGCAGGACGATGGTCCACTGAGCGGCTTCGAGCGGGTTCTGGCGCAGTACAAGCTGATGATTGGGGAGGGTTTCGATGGGTTCTTGCACAaacttccgccgccgcaggagCAGGCTCTGCGCCAGCTGTATACGTTCTAGGAGACGGATACACCGCTGGTGTGGGCTTGATTGAGATGATCTGCTCTTGCGGCGCGGTGGAGTTGTGGTCGAGATCAAGGCATACGTGCAATGGCCCTCATCGGCATCACCGCGAGTGCCAGTGCGGCACGATCGACAACGCAAGCATGACCAGTATTTCGCCATCAAGCACAATCCGCGATGATCATGAAAACATTTTTTCCAAGCGATTTGCAGCGTTTAATGGTATATTTCTGGGGTTCGAGGCGAAGGTGTGGCAGCATATTGCGCACATCGGAGGAATACGGGAAAAGTGCTCATGGCAGGAAATCTGAAGTTTGCATTTCTAGGCGGAAAGGCGCCATGGACTGCATTGCCACGGTGGAGTGATTGTGGGACGAGTTTTCCCGCGATGCTGCGTTGTCGCGGCGGCTATCACGATGTCCCTGATAGCGAACCATGGACATGATACGAATGTATGAGGAAAACAAGGTCACCACATGAGACCATTGATAGTACTAGAGGCGATTTAGTGACCACGGTCGCAGAGACCGGCATCGAGAGACGGATGGAATTGCTCGCTGCAATCTGTAGATAGGATAGAATAGGTAGATAGTTATGTAGCCACGAGAGAGATGAGATGATCGACGACGTTGATGCGGTACTCTCTCAGGAATCCATCGTGAAGACATTCACATGGCGCCACGTTGACCGgcttgctcttcttgtccgTAGAAGGAGTTGTTGTACGGCCACAACAAGGGTGATCCTTCACCCACGCGATGGAAGCCAGCGCCAGTGTAGGTACACGGGGCGCCTCGTGGTTCGGGCATTGACGGGACAACGATAGATTCACAGCGGCGATGtgatcttgtctctttgctTGACAGGAGAAGGGCACTCGGGGCTAGTCCAAGCCATATTGTACTGTTATCGTGGAATGATCTGGATTAATGTATATGCCCCCCTGGTTCATCTTGGAAGGAGGTCGCAAAGTACCGCCCGCCAATTAAGCCCGGGACGATCGGCTTTCTCTCTAGAAGAGTCCGAACAACCTGCGTCAGCCCAGCATCCGCGCCATCGCTGCCCGTGCCCGCTTTACGCAAGGCAAAGGCAAACACCCGCAACGTCCTGACTCCTTTGGTTCATGTTCCTGATTATCAACCTCGCTTTACACTCGCCATTTCCGACATTTGACTGTCCGAGAAACCAATTATTCCCCTGTCACCGACCAGCGAGTCAGGCATCTGAGGAGTGCATAACCACCACTTCGGGAGCCTGAATAGGCGGACGATACTGGATCTCGCAGTTGGACTGCATAACCGTCTTGCCACAGGACATACTCCGCATCCACCGCCGTGAGTGCGGATACCGACGACGCCAGCATACTTTCCCAGCATCCGCCGCGCATACACCCCTCCGACTGCACGCAGCCGGTGCTCTGCAGATGGCGCAGTCCGCGCTGCTGCCGGTTGAGGATGTCTACGCCCTCCCTTCGACATTCGCGACATCACACCACACATCACCGACATCCGCCTCAGATATAAGACCAGATGGGATACAATGGGCGGTTCCCGACAGTAGAAGggtaggaggaggagaaggaggagcaggaggggAAGCATCACACAATCCCAGCACACGAACACCACAATGGTCACCACCAACATGGTCACGCTACCAACGGCACACATCTACCATCGGACTAGGCTCCACGGGCAAGGGTATCCTCATAGGCATGCTTTCCGCATTTGGATCTGCGGCCCTCGTGGGGATCGTGATTATGGCCGTATATTTCTTGAGATATACGAGTCGAGGCCGGATTCTGCTGGACCGGATGAGCCGGCCGGGAGAGTTTGATGATGAGCAGAGTTTCTtgagggaggaagaggaggcgaTTGCGGAGATGGATGAGAGGACACGGGCGGATTATTTCAGGGCAAAGTGTAGGTGGAAATGCTGTCATATTGGGAATACAAGTCGTTGTGCTGACTTGTGATATCAGTGTTTGTACAGGTCAACCCTCCAGAGTCGGTCCAGACGGATATCTCGCTTTCGCAGTTCCTGGCTATACAGGAGAAGGGGGTATCCGCGTGGGAATTTGAGCCGGAGCTGGAGATTGCGAATTGCTTTGTCgaggcgaggacggagattGAGTTCTTCGACTCTGAATGCAGTGTGCAGAGCAATCTGCCGATTCCCAAGCAAAATGAGGTGTACTATTGGGAAGCGAAGCTCTACGATAAACCGGAGTCGACACTCGTCAGCATCGGCTTGACAACGAAACCCTATCCCCTTTTCCGGCTCCCTGGCATGCACAAGTACTCCATCGCATACACTTCCAACGGCCACCGACGATTCAACCAGCCCTTTGCAGGAACAAGCTACGCGCCGCCATATGTTCAAGGTGACGTGATCGGAGTTGGATACAGACCACGAACCGGCACAATCTTCTTCACGCGGAACGGCAAGAAACTTGAGGACGTGGCCCACGGGTTGAAACTGCATAATTTCTTCCC
This genomic stretch from Zymoseptoria tritici IPO323 chromosome 10, whole genome shotgun sequence harbors:
- a CDS encoding SPRY-like protein: MAQSALLPVEDVYALPSTFATSHHTSPTSASDIRPDGIQWAVPDSRRVGGGEGGAGGEASHNPSTRTPQWSPPTWSRYQRHTSTIGLGSTGKGILIGMLSAFGSAALVGIVIMAVYFLRYTSRGRILLDRMSRPGEFDDEQSFLREEEEAIAEMDERTRADYFRAKLFVQVNPPESVQTDISLSQFLAIQEKGVSAWEFEPELEIANCFVEARTEIEFFDSECSVQSNLPIPKQNEVYYWEAKLYDKPESTLVSIGLTTKPYPLFRLPGMHKYSIAYTSNGHRRFNQPFAGTSYAPPYVQGDVIGVGYRPRTGTIFFTRNGKKLEDVAHGLKLHNFFPTVGANGPANIHVNFGQMGFVFIEANVKKWGLAPMTGSLAPPPPYGSEAGSILLEGGRDGIREGMGWPSSHGRTNSAQIRLQGRPARSPGPERSPTDISLAQFNLMDPYEEEPAEDRGEGSSEAARASIEHPHFDPGLPLEPAEHPPPDYESADEVDDDDDSDTTARPAGTANRDETRRLLNKSPPIPTYEAAVGDVAAGRGRRSTRTSRESDE